The nucleotide sequence GGAGGAGCGCGACGACGAGAAACTCGGCGTAGTCGGAGAGGTAATCGACGAGGCGGGCGATTCTGTCGGAGTCGATAGCCTCCAGCGAGTCGAGGAGCATGAACGGGACCGTCTCGTAGAGGTCGTGGACGAGGTAGCCCGCGAGCGCGAAGATGAGTCCCGTGACCTCCTGTTCGGACTCGCTGAGGTGGTCGACGGTGTCTTCGTACGTCGTCCCCGACTCGGTGCTGCGGACGATGTGTAGCTCGAACGTCGCCTTGTCGACTTTTCGTCGACCTTCGCGGACGCGACGCTCGACTCGTTCGATCCAGATTCGCTCGATGTTCGCGTACTCCAGAATACCGAGCACGGCGCCCATGTGTTCGTTGAATTCGGAGATCGCTTGCGTCTCGATCTGTTCGATTCGGGTTCGGAGGTCGGTGAGCTCCTCGGCGATGCGTTCGCGCTCGTCGGCCAGTCGGCTCTCCGCCGCGAGTTCGTCTTCGATCTCGGAAATCTCGGCCTCCACGGACTCCAGCGAAGACTCCAGTCGACCGAGTTCGAATTCCAGTTCGTTCGCCTCCTTGTGGAGTTCGAGGATGTCGCTGAAGTCCTCCGATTCGAGGTCGTCGACCGTCTCTTCGAGCGCTGCCACCTCGTCGCCGAGTCGGTCACGCTCGTCGCGCTTGTCCGAAAGCGTCTCCTCGCGGCGGTCGAGTTCGTCTTCGACACGCCCGAGTTTCCCCCGAAGCGACTCCACCCGTTGTCGTCGTTTCTCGCGCGTTTTCTTCCGGGTCCGGAGCTCGCTGAGGTCGTCTTCGATGTCGCGGACCGCGGTGAGTTTCTCCTTCCGGAGCGTGCGCAGTTGTTCGAGCGTCCGCTCGATGTTCTCTCTGTCGACGGTCGACCCGCAGGTCCAACACGTGACGGCGTCGTCGTCGACGAGTTTGTCGGTGACCGCTTTCGACTCGTCCTCCGCTCTCAGCGTCGCGGTGACGGCACCGTCTTCGAGCATCTCCTCGTTGAACTTCAGCACGTTCTGCAGTTCGCTGACTTCGCTGCTGAGACGCTGTTTGCGCTCGCGTAGCTGGTCGATCCGTCGGTCGACCTCCTCGTCGGGGTCGTCGACCTCGTCGGCGAGTTCCTCCAGTTCGGCCTCGAGTTCGCGCCGTTCGCGCGTCAGCGACTCGATGCTCTCCTGTTCGAGGTCGATGTCCGACCGCACCGTCTCGAGGGCCGCGCGCCGGTCGCGGAGCTCGTCGAACTTCTGCTCCAGTTCGCGTTTCTCCTCCCGCGACTCGTCGACGTCGGAGCCGTGGTCGTCGATCTCGGCTTCCTTGTCGGCCAACTCCTCGCGTTTGGCTTCGAGTTCCTCACGCAGACGCGTGCGTTCTGACTCCAGTTCGGGAAGGTCGCGTTTCAGTTCCTGTAGTTCGTCCACACGGTCGTCGAGTCGCGATTTCTCGGTTTCGAGCTCCGAGATCTCGCGACGAATCGCGTCGGTGTCGACGGGCCGCATGATGAGCTCTCGGAGGTCGACGTTCTGGGTGACCGCCCGTCGCGCCTCGTTGTTCCCGAGGAGGAACGCGAAGAGGTCGGCGACTTCCGCCTCGTCGAGGAAGGGCTCGCCGCTCGTGCTCACTCCGCCGCCGGTTCGCATCAGCGTTCGAGTGTACTGGTCGTCGCCGAGTTCGAGTTCGACGTGCCCCTCCTCGGCGTCGCCTTTGAGCGAGACTCGGTCGCTTCCCATCGCGGCCATAATCGCTTGCAGGAACGAGGTTCGGTTCGTCGCGTTTCGTCCCGCGAGCACCGTGATACCGGGCGGCAGTTCGACGGAAGTTTCGTCGATTCCGCCGACGTTCCTCACCGCGAATCGGGCGGGGTCCTCCTTCGTAACTGTCGATGACATAGATATGATTCTGTGTGGCTGCTATATAAAAATTTTCAGCCACGTCGGCTCGGCTCCCGAGTCCGCACGCCGACACTCCAGGAGAGGGAAAACGGCCGACGCTCCAGAAGAGGGGAAAACAGCCGACGCGGGCCGCGGAGAACGTCGTTCGATACCGAAGCGGAGACGTCCATCGCGGTTTCGTCGACGAAGCGGATATCGGCGAGGGCGGCGTCGACGGGGACCGAGTGGCCGACGTCGCCTCACGCCACCTGCTCAGTGGACCGTTCGGTCGTCACTCGTGTCGATGTCCTCTATCGGGTCGGCGTTGCCGTAGGTAGGTGACGGCTGGTTCTCGCCCGATGCGGCCCACTCGCAGGCGTTCGCGAGCACCTGCTGGATGTTTTCGTCGTGGTAAACCGGGTAGGTCTCGTGGCCGGGACGGAAGTAGAACACCTTCCCCGCGCCGCGGCGGTAGCAACAGCCCGAGCGGAACACTTCGCCGCCCTCGAACCAACTGTTGAAGACGAGGGTTTCGGGGGCGGGCACGTCGAACCGTTCGCCGTACATCTCCGCCTCCTCGAGTTCGAGGTAGTCGTCGTCGAGTCCGGCGACGATGGGGTGGCTCGGTTCGACGATCCAGAGGCGTTCGCGTTCGGCGGCCTCGCGCCACTTCAGCGAACAGGTCGTGCCCATCAGCGACTTGAAAATCTTCGAGTAGTGCGCCGAGTGCAGCACGAGCAGACCCATCCCGTCGAGGACGCGTTCCTTGACTCGTTCGACGATCTCGTCGTCGACCTCGTCGTGGGCGGCGTGACCCCACCACGTCAGCACGTCCGTGTCGTCGAGAACTTCCTCGGAGAGGCCGTGTTCGGGCTCGTCGAGCGTCGCCGTCCGCGTCTCGAAGCCGCGTTCTTCGAGCGCGTCGGCGATGACCGCGTGGATGCCGTCGGGGTAGATGTCCGCGACGACGTCGCTTTCGCGCTCGTGGACGAACTCGTTCCAGACCGTGACTGTTGGGCGTGTCATGTTTCATCCGTCTCGTGCGTTCGGTAAGGATGTGTCGATGCGGGAAGCCCGAGGCGTGTAGTCGAGAGAGTGCGCCGCCGAAAACGGACGTCCAGAAGAGGAGACAGACGAGGTCAGAACTGTTCGAGGACGTCCACACCGCCGCGCATCGAAGCCATCGGGTCCTCCGGTTCGTCGTGTTCGTAGATAGCCCACTCGATATCGCTTTCGCGGACGGCCTTCGCGCATCGTTCGACGTCGAGCACGCCGTCGCCGACTTCTCTCGGCGTTCTGTCGGCCTCGGCGTCCGAAACGTGAACGAGCGGTACTCGGTCGCCCCACTGCTCTAAGAAGGAGACGGGGTCGCCGCCGCCGACCGTGACCCATCCGAGGTCGACCTCGAATCCGAGCGGCGCGTCCGAGTGCTCCGCGAGCAACTCGAGGGCGGGAGTGCCGTCGACCAGTTCGTACTCGTGGTCGTGGTTGTGATAGCAGAGGTCGATACCGCGGTCGGCGAGCGTCTCCGCCGCCTCGGTCAACCGAGTCGCTGTCTCCCGGACGGCCGCCTCGCTCTCGAACCGTTCGGCGTCGAGCCACGGAACGACGAACCGGTCGCAGCCGAGCGCACGGTAGAACTCGACGGTGTCGTCGAGATTGTCCTCGATAGCGCCGAGGCCGACGTGCGCCGAGACGGTCTCCAGACCGGTCTCGTCGAGCGCGGCGGTCACCGCATCGAGGTCGGCCTCGTGGACGCGTTGGGCGAACTCGACGCCCTCGTAGCCTGCGTCCCCGACCTCTCTCAGTAACGTTTCGAGCGGTTCGTCGACGTTTCGGAGCGTGTACAGCTGGATTGCGGAGTGTGCCATGGACCTACGTGGACGAGTAGCCGTAAAATCGTTGCTCTTCGAGAGATTCACACGACACGTCGAGGAGACCCTCCTCGATTGGGAAGCGGTGCGTAACCGAGGGAGTCGAAGATGTCCTCGAAAGCAAGCGTCGGGACGAATAGCCGTATCGGCCGCGGAGGCGACACTGATGTCCCTCGCACGGGTGTCATAACATGCTTATTGTTGTTATTCTGAATCGGCCGTAGATGCTTCGGAGGGAGATATCGGCCAAGTTCACAGCGTGCACTGACAGCGAACGAAACCGCCGGTCGCACCGCCACCGCGTCGACCCCTCCAGACAGCCGTAGCTCGGGAGAGGAAGACGACAGGCGGGAGATTACCGATTCGAGCGTTAATCTGACGACGAGGTCCTACTTAAAGTCCCGAATAGCCGGACTCGGAACCGTATTTTCGTGAACTGAGAGAATACGGTCATTCCGGCCAGCGATCCGCCTATTTCGGTCGTTGTAACCTCGACAAAGGCTAACAGTAGACGAACGACCGGTCAAACGGGGAAAATTACTGGTAGATGATGTTGAGTTCGATCTCGTCGACCGTGCCGAGCAGGAGGTCGACGATTTCGTCCTGGTATCGCTCCGCACGCATCCGGTGTGCGGGCCCCGAAACGCTGAGTCCGCCGACGACGCCGCCCGCTCTGTCGAGAATCGCCGCTCCGACGGCGATCTGTTTGTGAATCCGTTCTTCGTCGTTGATAGAGTACCCCCGTTCCCGAACTGCATCTAACTCCGCGAACAGTTCGTCCTCGTCGGTGATGCTGTTCTCGGTGTGGGCTTCGAGGCCGTGTTCGTCGAGTATCTCTCGGACCGTCGACTCGGGGAGATACGCGAGAATCGCTTTGCCTGCGGCAGTCGGGGCGAGGTCGGCAATTTTTCCCATCCGCACGTCCGCCTGAACCGCTCTCTCGCCCTCTGCGCTCGTGTAGAGGTAGATTCCCCGCCCGCCGTGTTCGACGATGAACTGCACGCGCTCACCGGTCCTCTCGGCCAACGCCGACACTCTCGGTCGGACGAGTTCGTACTCGCGTTTGTTGTGGAGGATGTGACCGCCGTAGTAGAGAAACTGCAGTCCGAGCGTGTAGATGTCGCCGTCGCTTCGAACGAACCCGTGTCGCTTCAACGCCGAGAGGTGCGCGTGGACGGTACTCGTCGGCATCTCCAACCGGTCGCTCAACTCCGAAACCCTCGACCCTTCGGCCTCCACGAGGGCGTCGAGGATTCGCACCGTCTTGTCGATTGTTTTCATGCCAGGTGTTAACGACAACCAGTATATAAAGTTCACTATCGATGGATAGGGAACGCGAGTGGCGGCGTACCGATATAAAGCCGCGCCGAAAGACAGGCGAAAAGGCGGCAAATTTGGACTCGTACACCAGCAATATGGAACGAGTTCGAGGTTCGTTCCTGCTCCACAGCGTGGAAAGTTACCGTGCGATAGGGTGGTGGCAGCGACCGTGAGTGGGTGCAAACAGCAGTAGTCTGTCAAGACTGGGACGACCGGAACAGATACGTAAGTCGACTCAGTTTACCGTCGTGGGATTCGTGGCCGCCGAGAATGGCCGCTCCCGTCGGAGACCAAAGATGGCAATCAAAGGAGACGAGGAGGGGAGTCCGTAGGCCAGATATGGAACGCGCTCGCCACTTCGACAATCTGTTGTTAGTTCTCGTCACAGTCGTCAGCGGCGTAGCGCTGCCGGGGTTAGGTCCGTACACGGAGCCGCTCATCACTCCGCTCGTCGCCTTTCTCGTCTACAGTTCGTTGCGGGGGTTGCGCTTCGGCGAGATCAGTTTGGCGTCGTACGGGGGTGTACTCGCGCTCTCGCTGGCGATATCGTACGTCGTGCTCCCGGTCGGCGGGATGCAAATCGCATCGCGGTTCCTCTCCGGCGGGGCGTTGACCGGCATCGCTATCGTGTTAGCGGTTCCGACGACGACCGGCAGCGCGATTATCTGGACGCGACTGTCCGACGGCGACGACCAACTGTCGACGTTCATCTCCGTCGTCTCGTTGCTGGTGTCGCCTATCGCGACGCCGCTGGTCTTTCGGAGTCTCGTCGACTCGCAGACGCAGACGCCAGTGGAGACGATGCTCGTCAATCTCGTCGTCGTCGTCGGCGGCGGTATCGCACTGACCCTCCTCGTGCCGAAGCGTGCCGTCTCGTCGAAGCGGGTAGACCG is from Haloprofundus halophilus and encodes:
- a CDS encoding archaea-specific SMC-related protein, with translation MSSTVTKEDPARFAVRNVGGIDETSVELPPGITVLAGRNATNRTSFLQAIMAAMGSDRVSLKGDAEEGHVELELGDDQYTRTLMRTGGGVSTSGEPFLDEAEVADLFAFLLGNNEARRAVTQNVDLRELIMRPVDTDAIRREISELETEKSRLDDRVDELQELKRDLPELESERTRLREELEAKREELADKEAEIDDHGSDVDESREEKRELEQKFDELRDRRAALETVRSDIDLEQESIESLTRERRELEAELEELADEVDDPDEEVDRRIDQLRERKQRLSSEVSELQNVLKFNEEMLEDGAVTATLRAEDESKAVTDKLVDDDAVTCWTCGSTVDRENIERTLEQLRTLRKEKLTAVRDIEDDLSELRTRKKTREKRRQRVESLRGKLGRVEDELDRREETLSDKRDERDRLGDEVAALEETVDDLESEDFSDILELHKEANELEFELGRLESSLESVEAEISEIEDELAAESRLADERERIAEELTDLRTRIEQIETQAISEFNEHMGAVLGILEYANIERIWIERVERRVREGRRKVDKATFELHIVRSTESGTTYEDTVDHLSESEQEVTGLIFALAGYLVHDLYETVPFMLLDSLEAIDSDRIARLVDYLSDYAEFLVVALLPEDAQAIENEDARISEI
- a CDS encoding ThuA domain-containing protein translates to MTRPTVTVWNEFVHERESDVVADIYPDGIHAVIADALEERGFETRTATLDEPEHGLSEEVLDDTDVLTWWGHAAHDEVDDEIVERVKERVLDGMGLLVLHSAHYSKIFKSLMGTTCSLKWREAAERERLWIVEPSHPIVAGLDDDYLELEEAEMYGERFDVPAPETLVFNSWFEGGEVFRSGCCYRRGAGKVFYFRPGHETYPVYHDENIQQVLANACEWAASGENQPSPTYGNADPIEDIDTSDDRTVH
- a CDS encoding sugar phosphate isomerase/epimerase family protein; this encodes MAHSAIQLYTLRNVDEPLETLLREVGDAGYEGVEFAQRVHEADLDAVTAALDETGLETVSAHVGLGAIEDNLDDTVEFYRALGCDRFVVPWLDAERFESEAAVRETATRLTEAAETLADRGIDLCYHNHDHEYELVDGTPALELLAEHSDAPLGFEVDLGWVTVGGGDPVSFLEQWGDRVPLVHVSDAEADRTPREVGDGVLDVERCAKAVRESDIEWAIYEHDEPEDPMASMRGGVDVLEQF
- a CDS encoding IclR family transcriptional regulator: MKTIDKTVRILDALVEAEGSRVSELSDRLEMPTSTVHAHLSALKRHGFVRSDGDIYTLGLQFLYYGGHILHNKREYELVRPRVSALAERTGERVQFIVEHGGRGIYLYTSAEGERAVQADVRMGKIADLAPTAAGKAILAYLPESTVREILDEHGLEAHTENSITDEDELFAELDAVRERGYSINDEERIHKQIAVGAAILDRAGGVVGGLSVSGPAHRMRAERYQDEIVDLLLGTVDEIELNIIYQ
- a CDS encoding bile acid:sodium symporter encodes the protein MERARHFDNLLLVLVTVVSGVALPGLGPYTEPLITPLVAFLVYSSLRGLRFGEISLASYGGVLALSLAISYVVLPVGGMQIASRFLSGGALTGIAIVLAVPTTTGSAIIWTRLSDGDDQLSTFISVVSLLVSPIATPLVFRSLVDSQTQTPVETMLVNLVVVVGGGIALTLLVPKRAVSSKRVDRAATLAIMVLIYSGVANLDLVSVEAAEFLPLVGVTLLLLSGGLFLSVLVGYGVRLEYATMVPLFFTSTLKNLGIALFISFSYPASMTVAAIVTYYVAQQLLSAAIADLAPTSSVTRTDERRRPR